Proteins co-encoded in one Enterobacter sp. R4-368 genomic window:
- a CDS encoding LysR family transcriptional regulator encodes MFQDKQVGYLYEVGNQGGIRRAADILGVNPSVVSRQIAQLERALQLPLLERRGRNVVLTEAGRLLAEDYFASRQRREKLESQLKDLRHMRGGTISVRIGGGLITAFIEGVMREFAKSYPQVFVDIVVGSMQEMLNDIVSGEADMALAFGPIGSPELKRHSFQWGPICAVVSPQHPIAQRQSITIEELVDYPLIALTENFGLQRHMNAMFKSQGLQFHPAYRCNQFSTAMGLSQAGLGISFMTAYAAADPIRLGALVAVPLDHPVASSAQCHLLRSSDRRFTPAAHHMWRLLHNAFRDK; translated from the coding sequence ATGTTCCAGGACAAGCAGGTGGGTTATTTATATGAAGTGGGTAACCAGGGTGGGATCCGTCGCGCAGCGGATATCCTGGGTGTTAACCCGTCCGTGGTCAGCCGCCAGATCGCGCAACTGGAGCGTGCGCTACAACTTCCGTTGCTGGAGCGGCGCGGGCGTAACGTGGTATTAACCGAAGCGGGACGCCTGCTGGCGGAAGACTATTTTGCCAGCCGCCAGCGACGCGAAAAGCTGGAAAGCCAGTTAAAAGATCTGCGCCATATGCGCGGCGGCACCATCTCGGTGCGCATTGGCGGTGGGCTGATCACCGCCTTTATCGAAGGGGTAATGCGTGAGTTTGCCAAGTCGTACCCGCAGGTTTTTGTCGATATTGTGGTGGGCAGCATGCAGGAGATGCTCAATGACATCGTCAGCGGCGAAGCGGATATGGCGCTGGCCTTTGGCCCAATCGGTTCGCCGGAACTCAAGCGCCACAGCTTTCAGTGGGGGCCGATTTGCGCCGTGGTCTCGCCACAGCACCCTATCGCGCAGCGGCAAAGCATCACCATTGAAGAGCTGGTCGACTATCCATTAATAGCCCTGACGGAAAATTTCGGCCTGCAACGCCATATGAATGCCATGTTCAAAAGCCAGGGTTTGCAATTTCATCCAGCGTATCGCTGCAACCAGTTCTCCACCGCGATGGGGCTAAGCCAGGCGGGATTGGGCATCTCGTTTATGACCGCTTATGCCGCCGCCGATCCCATTCGCCTTGGTGCGCTGGTCGCTGTACCGCTCGATCATCCTGTCGCCAGTAGCGCTCAGTGCCACCTGCTGCGCAGCTCCGATCGGCGTTTTACGCCAGCCGCCCACCATATGTGGCGGCTATTGCATAATGCCTTTCGCGATAAATAA
- a CDS encoding nucleoside recognition domain-containing protein, with protein sequence MSESKTLEQPAKEHAEEWKVGPGAWISLVIVLLVFSGFFFKVEGMAWLGAFDFTTLGGTFGTMKTPETNTFIGSGGISAKAGFLFALSLVPTVMLALGLLEIFTHYGAIRAAHKLLTPLLKPLLGIPGYTGLALITDLQSTDAGAALTKELYDSDKITRKDVVIMGSWQYSGAGLINNYFSIGSAMFASLTIPIIVPLVLMFVLKFVGAAVVRLALNTVYKRDFDNE encoded by the coding sequence ATGAGTGAATCGAAAACGCTGGAGCAACCCGCGAAAGAGCACGCGGAAGAGTGGAAAGTCGGGCCTGGCGCCTGGATTTCGTTAGTGATTGTTCTGCTGGTTTTTTCCGGCTTCTTTTTCAAAGTCGAGGGGATGGCGTGGCTGGGCGCGTTTGACTTCACCACGCTGGGCGGCACGTTCGGCACGATGAAGACACCGGAAACCAACACCTTTATCGGCAGCGGCGGCATCAGCGCGAAGGCCGGTTTCTTGTTCGCGCTGTCGCTGGTGCCAACGGTCATGCTGGCGCTGGGGTTGCTGGAGATTTTTACCCATTACGGCGCGATCCGCGCGGCGCATAAATTGCTGACACCCTTGCTTAAACCGCTGCTGGGTATTCCGGGCTATACGGGGCTGGCGCTGATTACCGACCTGCAAAGTACCGATGCCGGGGCGGCATTAACCAAAGAGTTATACGACAGCGATAAAATTACCCGTAAAGACGTGGTGATTATGGGGTCGTGGCAATATTCCGGCGCGGGCTTAATCAATAACTATTTTTCGATTGGCTCAGCGATGTTCGCGTCATTAACTATCCCGATTATTGTTCCGCTGGTTTTAATGTTTGTCCTTAAATTCGTGGGCGCAGCCGTGGTTCGTCTGGCATTAAATACTGTTTATAAGCGAGATTTCGACAATGAATAA
- a CDS encoding YjiG family protein gives MNNSAKVSGNPFDIFVIGARKGFNIAINNLMPNVLMAYVIAEMLNLLGVMQIIGHLCAPLMGLFGLPGEAITVLLTAWLSSSAGTGVAVSLLSKGQLDMGQITILAPAIFLMGSQLQYMGRLLGVADVPKKYWPLLMAVSILNAVIAMLIMRVIA, from the coding sequence ATGAATAATTCCGCAAAAGTCTCTGGTAATCCGTTCGATATTTTCGTTATTGGTGCGCGTAAGGGTTTTAATATTGCCATTAATAATCTGATGCCGAATGTATTAATGGCCTACGTAATCGCCGAAATGCTCAATTTACTCGGCGTGATGCAGATTATTGGCCATCTTTGCGCGCCGTTAATGGGGCTGTTCGGCCTGCCGGGGGAAGCGATTACCGTGTTGCTCACCGCCTGGCTTTCGTCTTCTGCGGGAACCGGCGTGGCGGTCAGCCTGCTGAGCAAAGGCCAGCTTGATATGGGGCAAATCACCATTCTCGCGCCCGCCATCTTTTTAATGGGTTCGCAGCTACAGTATATGGGCCGCCTGTTGGGCGTAGCCGATGTGCCGAAGAAGTACTGGCCGTTACTGATGGCGGTCAGCATTCTCAATGCCGTAATCGCCATGCTGATTATGCGCGTTATTGCCTGA
- a CDS encoding M20 peptidase aminoacylase family protein — MSRTLEHFNYLHQIPELGFEEYKTSAYIAGVLEAAGYQVTRQVNNTTGIVAVLDSGKPGPVLALRADMDALGHIIDGEHVARHTCGHDGHSTVVLTTAQEVIAEGVVKKGKLKFIFQPAEELGTGAIALTEAGVLDDVDMLLGFHLRPLEECPMGQAVPAMYYSASATVEVVFHGKAAHAARPHLGVNALDAAAHAVQAVNGIHLAPSLTWSAKATRFLCDAGVTNSIPDKALVCWDLRAAENDAMTALKPQVLRAIESSAAAYGARAEIRILKEMPAAIIDDEATEVVSRAIHSVFGDAGLTAPKSTPGSEDFFHYLRLRPQVKGGFWGLGANLLPGLHHPEMHFDRDALALGVKVFKACVQDVLG, encoded by the coding sequence GTGTCACGCACACTTGAGCATTTTAATTACCTGCATCAGATCCCGGAACTCGGGTTCGAAGAGTATAAAACCTCCGCTTATATCGCCGGGGTACTGGAGGCGGCGGGCTATCAGGTCACGCGCCAGGTCAATAACACAACCGGCATTGTCGCGGTGCTGGACAGCGGTAAACCGGGGCCAGTGCTGGCGCTGCGCGCCGATATGGATGCGCTCGGGCATATCATTGACGGTGAGCATGTCGCGCGCCACACCTGTGGGCACGATGGGCACTCCACGGTGGTGTTGACCACCGCGCAGGAAGTGATCGCCGAAGGAGTAGTAAAAAAAGGCAAGCTGAAGTTCATCTTCCAGCCCGCGGAGGAACTGGGTACCGGGGCGATTGCGCTGACGGAGGCTGGCGTGCTGGACGATGTCGACATGCTGCTTGGTTTCCACTTGCGTCCGCTGGAAGAGTGCCCGATGGGCCAGGCGGTGCCAGCCATGTATTACTCGGCGTCTGCCACGGTGGAAGTAGTGTTCCACGGCAAAGCGGCACATGCGGCGCGGCCCCACTTAGGTGTGAACGCGCTGGACGCCGCCGCCCACGCAGTGCAGGCGGTAAACGGCATTCATCTTGCGCCATCGCTCACCTGGAGCGCGAAAGCGACGCGCTTTCTCTGTGACGCCGGGGTGACCAACTCAATTCCTGATAAAGCACTGGTGTGCTGGGATTTGCGTGCGGCGGAAAACGACGCCATGACTGCGTTAAAACCGCAGGTATTGCGCGCGATTGAAAGCAGTGCGGCGGCATACGGCGCACGGGCTGAGATCCGCATTCTGAAAGAGATGCCTGCGGCGATCATTGATGACGAGGCAACTGAGGTGGTTTCCCGCGCGATTCACAGCGTGTTTGGCGATGCGGGGCTGACCGCGCCAAAATCCACACCCGGCAGCGAAGACTTTTTCCACTACCTGCGCCTGCGCCCACAGGTGAAAGGCGGTTTCTGGGGGCTCGGTGCCAACCTGCTGCCGGGTCTGCATCACCCGGAGATGCACTTTGACCGCGACGCGCTGGCGCTCGGCGTGAAAGTGTTTAAAGCCTGCGTGCAGGATGTGCTGGGCTGA
- a CDS encoding VOC family protein, with translation MSIRGIDHIGITVPDIEEATCFLIDALGAELIYQSVAPEDKNLDNEAQQKTLRLAPGTTIKAIRMFKLQHGPGIELFEMHGPDQREPLRASDFGLQHFAVYSDDIGAALQRFDTAGGEVFTTPQPLGFPMEKGAGNCFCYGRTPWGSIVEFITWPMPMPYEQETTLRRWKP, from the coding sequence ATGAGCATTCGCGGCATCGATCATATTGGTATCACCGTCCCGGATATTGAAGAGGCGACCTGTTTTCTGATTGACGCGCTGGGGGCGGAGCTGATTTATCAATCCGTCGCGCCAGAAGATAAGAACCTTGATAACGAGGCGCAGCAAAAAACGCTACGCCTGGCGCCAGGCACGACTATCAAAGCGATACGCATGTTTAAACTTCAGCACGGCCCCGGCATCGAACTCTTCGAAATGCACGGGCCAGACCAGCGCGAGCCGCTGCGGGCCAGCGATTTTGGTCTGCAACATTTTGCGGTCTACAGCGATGATATCGGCGCTGCGCTGCAACGCTTTGATACAGCGGGCGGCGAGGTATTTACCACGCCGCAGCCGCTAGGTTTTCCCATGGAGAAAGGCGCAGGAAACTGCTTTTGCTATGGCCGCACGCCCTGGGGCAGCATCGTCGAGTTTATTACCTGGCCCATGCCGATGCCCTATGAACAGGAGACCACGCTGCGCCGCTGGAAGCCATAA
- a CDS encoding SymE family type I addiction module toxin — MRLVGDWLEKADFKIDAKVGIKVTNGCIAIAAK, encoded by the coding sequence ATTCGTTTAGTGGGTGACTGGCTGGAGAAAGCGGATTTTAAAATCGATGCGAAGGTAGGTATTAAGGTTACGAACGGCTGTATTGCTATCGCCGCAAAATAA
- a CDS encoding NAD-dependent succinate-semialdehyde dehydrogenase translates to MAYQTVNPFNNQLIKEYPNHSDADIEVALRQADALYHSSWSKGNIEQRLPILHKLADLLENQQEELAKIASREMGKLIEQSRSEVKICAQIARYYADNAKQFLAPVKYETALGEAWVEHHPIGVIMAVEPWNFPYYQLMRVLAPNLAAGNPVICKHASIVPQCAETFAQLVREAGAPEGAWTNLFISSDQVSAIIADPRVQGAALTGSEKAGSAVAAQAAKHIKKSTLELGGNDVFIVLDDADLENAVETGVQARLANAGQVCTAAKRFIIHQDIADQFLRKFTEAFQQVKMGDPQDESTTLGPLSSKEALNTLSKQVSEAVQNGAKLHFGGKPANSEGNFFEPTILTHITRDNPAYYDEFFGPVAQIYVVNNDEEAVRLANDSHYGLGGAIFSRNIQRAKQMASRIETGMVYINWLTDTAAELPFGGVKRSGFGRELSDLGIKEFVNQKLVVVRQ, encoded by the coding sequence ATGGCTTACCAGACAGTGAATCCTTTTAACAACCAGCTCATTAAAGAGTATCCCAATCATAGCGACGCCGATATCGAAGTGGCGTTACGTCAGGCCGATGCGCTGTATCACTCGTCCTGGTCTAAGGGAAATATTGAACAGCGGTTGCCGATACTGCATAAACTTGCCGATCTGTTGGAAAACCAGCAGGAAGAACTGGCGAAAATCGCCAGCCGGGAGATGGGCAAGTTAATTGAGCAGAGCCGCAGCGAAGTGAAGATTTGCGCGCAGATAGCCCGTTACTACGCGGATAACGCGAAACAATTCCTGGCGCCCGTTAAGTATGAAACGGCGCTGGGAGAGGCGTGGGTGGAGCATCATCCGATCGGCGTGATTATGGCGGTGGAACCGTGGAACTTCCCTTATTACCAGCTGATGCGTGTACTGGCACCAAATCTGGCTGCCGGTAACCCGGTTATCTGTAAACATGCCAGCATCGTGCCGCAGTGCGCAGAAACCTTTGCGCAGCTGGTGCGCGAAGCGGGCGCACCGGAAGGTGCGTGGACGAACCTGTTTATCTCGTCCGATCAGGTTTCGGCAATCATTGCCGATCCGCGTGTGCAAGGTGCAGCGTTGACCGGATCGGAAAAAGCCGGTAGCGCGGTGGCGGCTCAGGCGGCGAAACACATCAAGAAATCGACGCTGGAGCTTGGCGGTAACGACGTATTTATCGTGCTGGACGATGCGGATCTGGAAAACGCGGTTGAGACTGGTGTGCAAGCGCGTCTGGCGAACGCCGGGCAGGTCTGTACCGCCGCGAAACGCTTTATTATTCATCAGGATATTGCCGATCAGTTCCTGCGTAAGTTCACCGAGGCTTTCCAGCAGGTGAAAATGGGCGACCCGCAGGATGAAAGCACCACACTTGGTCCGCTCTCCTCGAAAGAGGCGCTCAATACATTGAGCAAACAGGTGAGTGAAGCGGTACAAAACGGGGCAAAACTGCACTTCGGCGGCAAACCAGCGAACAGCGAAGGCAACTTCTTCGAACCCACGATTTTGACGCACATTACGCGCGACAACCCGGCCTATTATGACGAGTTCTTTGGCCCGGTGGCGCAAATTTATGTGGTGAATAATGATGAAGAAGCGGTACGCCTGGCTAACGATTCACACTATGGCCTTGGCGGAGCCATCTTCAGCCGCAACATTCAGCGTGCCAAACAGATGGCGTCACGCATTGAAACCGGCATGGTCTATATCAACTGGCTGACGGATACCGCCGCTGAGTTGCCTTTCGGCGGGGTGAAACGATCCGGGTTCGGTCGCGAGCTGTCTGATTTAGGCATCAAAGAATTTGTGAATCAGAAGCTGGTGGTGGTACGCCAGTAA
- the yjiA gene encoding GTPase — protein sequence MTPIAVTLLTGFLGAGKTTLLRHILNEQHGYKIAVIENEFGEVSVDDQLIGDRATQIKTLTNGCICCSRSNELEDALLDLLDSLDRGDIAFDRLVIECTGMADPGPIIQTFFAHEILCQRYLLDGVIALVDAVHADELMNQFTLAQSQVGYADRILLTKTDVAGECEKLRERLSRINARAPVYTVTHGDIELAQLFNTNGFMLEENVVAAKPRFHFIADKQNDINSIVVELDYPVDISDVSRVMENLLLSFAEKLLRYKGMLWIDGEPNRLLFQGVQRLYSADWDRPWGDDAPHSTLVFIGVQLPEDEIRAAFAGLKK from the coding sequence ATGACCCCGATTGCAGTAACGTTGTTGACCGGTTTTCTCGGCGCCGGCAAAACCACCCTCTTACGCCATATCCTCAATGAGCAACACGGCTACAAAATTGCCGTTATCGAAAATGAATTCGGCGAAGTTTCTGTTGATGATCAACTGATTGGCGATCGCGCCACGCAAATAAAAACCCTGACCAATGGCTGTATCTGCTGTAGCCGATCCAATGAGCTGGAAGATGCGCTGCTGGATCTGCTCGACAGCCTCGATCGTGGCGATATCGCCTTTGATCGGCTGGTAATTGAGTGCACCGGCATGGCCGATCCGGGGCCGATCATTCAAACCTTTTTCGCCCATGAGATCCTTTGCCAGCGCTATCTGCTGGATGGCGTCATTGCGCTGGTCGATGCGGTACATGCCGATGAGCTGATGAATCAGTTCACGCTGGCACAGTCACAAGTGGGTTATGCCGACCGTATTCTGCTGACCAAAACGGATGTCGCAGGCGAGTGTGAAAAACTGCGCGAACGCTTAAGCCGCATCAACGCCCGCGCGCCGGTTTATACCGTGACGCATGGCGATATCGAGCTGGCGCAACTGTTTAATACCAATGGTTTTATGCTGGAAGAGAACGTGGTGGCGGCAAAACCGCGCTTTCACTTTATCGCCGACAAGCAAAACGACATCAACTCAATAGTGGTCGAGCTGGATTACCCCGTGGATATCAGCGACGTCTCCCGCGTAATGGAAAACCTGTTACTGAGCTTTGCCGAAAAATTGCTGCGCTATAAAGGCATGTTGTGGATCGATGGCGAGCCAAACCGCTTACTGTTCCAGGGCGTACAGCGCCTTTACAGCGCAGACTGGGATCGCCCGTGGGGCGACGACGCGCCGCACAGCACACTGGTGTTTATTGGCGTACAGCTACCGGAAGATGAGATCAGAGCAGCATTTGCAGGTTTGAAGAAATAA
- a CDS encoding YbdD/YjiX family protein, with product MFGNLGEAKKYLGQAAKMLIGIPDYDNYVDHMKTNHPDKPYMTYEAFFRERQQARYGGDGKGGVRCC from the coding sequence ATGTTTGGTAACTTAGGCGAAGCCAAAAAATACCTCGGTCAGGCGGCAAAGATGCTGATTGGCATCCCGGACTATGACAACTACGTTGATCATATGAAAACCAACCATCCGGATAAGCCGTACATGACTTACGAAGCGTTCTTCCGCGAACGCCAGCAGGCGCGTTACGGTGGAGACGGCAAGGGCGGTGTCCGCTGTTGCTAA
- the btsT gene encoding pyruvate/proton symporter BtsT: protein MDTKKLLKHIPWVILGIIGAFCLSVVALRRGEHVSALWIVVASVSVYLVAYRYYSLYIAQKVMKLDPTRSTPAVINNDGLNYVPTNRYVLFGHHFAAIAGAGPLVGPVLAAQMGYLPGTLWLLAGVVLAGAVQDFMVLFISSRRNGASLGEMVKEEMGRVPGTIALFGCFLIMIIILAVLALIVVKALAESPWGVFTVCSTVPIALFMGIYMRFLRPGRVGEVSVIGIVLLVASIWFGGVIAHDPYWGPALTFKDTTITFALVGYAFVSALLPVWLILAPRDYLATFLKIGVIVGLALGIVILNPELKMPAVTQYIDGTGPLWKGALFPFLFITIACGAVSGFHALIASGTTPKLLANETDARFIGYGAMLMESFVAVMALVAASIIEPGLYFAMNTPPAGLGITMPNLHELGGDNAPMILAQLKDVTAHAAATVSSWGFVISPEQILQTAKDIGEPSVLNRAGGAPTLAVGIAHVFHKIIPMADMGFWYHFGILFEALFILTALDAGTRAGRFMLQDLLGNFVPFLKKTDSLVAGVIGTAGCVGLWGYLLYQGVVDPLGGVKSLWPLFGISNQMLAAVALMLGTVVLVKMQRTKYIWVTVVPAMWLLLCTTWALGLKLFSTNPQLEGFLYMANQYKEKIAAGGGDLTAQQIANMNHIVVNNYTNAGLSILFLVVVYSIIFYGIKTWLQVRNNTVRTDKETPYVPVPEGGVKTSSHH, encoded by the coding sequence ATGGATACTAAAAAACTACTCAAGCACATACCCTGGGTCATCCTCGGGATAATCGGTGCTTTTTGTTTATCCGTTGTCGCATTACGCCGTGGCGAGCATGTCAGCGCGCTGTGGATCGTGGTTGCGTCCGTTTCCGTTTACCTTGTGGCCTACCGCTACTACAGCCTTTACATCGCCCAGAAGGTGATGAAACTCGATCCAACCCGTTCCACGCCGGCGGTAATCAATAACGACGGCCTCAACTATGTGCCAACCAACCGCTACGTGCTGTTTGGTCACCACTTTGCCGCTATCGCCGGCGCAGGCCCGCTGGTAGGTCCGGTACTGGCCGCGCAAATGGGCTACCTGCCGGGTACGTTGTGGCTGCTGGCGGGCGTGGTGCTGGCCGGTGCGGTGCAGGACTTTATGGTGCTGTTTATCTCTTCACGCCGTAACGGCGCGTCTCTTGGTGAGATGGTGAAAGAAGAGATGGGCCGCGTGCCGGGGACCATCGCGCTGTTTGGCTGCTTCCTGATTATGATCATCATCCTCGCGGTGCTGGCGTTGATTGTGGTGAAAGCGCTGGCGGAAAGCCCGTGGGGTGTCTTCACTGTCTGCTCAACCGTGCCGATTGCCCTGTTTATGGGTATTTATATGCGCTTCCTGCGCCCGGGACGCGTTGGTGAAGTCTCGGTTATCGGTATTGTGCTGCTGGTGGCCTCCATCTGGTTTGGTGGCGTCATCGCGCACGATCCTTACTGGGGCCCGGCGCTGACCTTTAAAGACACCACCATCACCTTTGCGCTGGTGGGTTACGCCTTTGTCTCTGCACTTTTACCGGTGTGGCTGATCCTTGCCCCGCGCGACTACCTGGCGACCTTCCTGAAAATCGGCGTGATCGTCGGTCTGGCGCTGGGCATCGTGATCCTCAACCCGGAACTGAAAATGCCTGCGGTGACGCAATACATCGACGGTACTGGGCCACTGTGGAAAGGTGCGCTGTTCCCGTTCCTGTTTATTACCATCGCCTGCGGCGCGGTATCTGGCTTCCATGCCCTGATCGCGTCCGGTACCACGCCGAAACTGCTGGCTAACGAAACCGACGCACGCTTTATCGGTTACGGCGCAATGCTGATGGAATCCTTCGTTGCAGTGATGGCGCTGGTTGCCGCCTCCATTATCGAACCAGGTCTCTACTTCGCCATGAACACACCGCCAGCAGGGCTGGGCATTACCATGCCGAACCTGCATGAGCTGGGCGGTGATAACGCGCCGATGATTCTGGCGCAACTGAAAGATGTCACCGCGCACGCAGCGGCAACCGTCAGCTCGTGGGGCTTTGTGATTTCGCCGGAGCAGATCCTGCAAACCGCAAAAGATATCGGCGAGCCGTCCGTACTGAACCGCGCTGGTGGCGCACCGACGCTGGCCGTTGGTATCGCGCACGTGTTCCACAAAATCATCCCGATGGCGGACATGGGCTTCTGGTACCACTTCGGTATTCTGTTTGAAGCGCTGTTCATCCTCACCGCACTGGATGCCGGTACGCGTGCGGGCCGCTTTATGCTGCAGGATCTGCTGGGTAACTTCGTGCCGTTCCTGAAGAAAACCGACTCGCTGGTAGCCGGCGTCATTGGTACTGCGGGCTGCGTGGGTCTGTGGGGTTATCTGTTGTACCAGGGCGTGGTTGATCCGCTGGGCGGCGTGAAAAGCCTGTGGCCGCTGTTCGGTATCTCTAACCAGATGCTCGCGGCCGTCGCGCTGATGCTGGGCACCGTGGTGCTGGTAAAAATGCAGCGTACCAAATACATCTGGGTCACCGTGGTTCCTGCCATGTGGCTGCTGCTGTGCACCACCTGGGCGCTGGGTCTGAAACTGTTCAGCACCAACCCACAACTGGAAGGCTTCCTGTATATGGCTAACCAGTACAAAGAGAAGATTGCCGCCGGTGGCGGAGATCTGACCGCGCAGCAGATTGCCAACATGAACCATATCGTGGTGAACAACTACACCAACGCCGGGTTGAGTATTCTGTTCCTGGTGGTGGTGTACAGCATCATCTTCTATGGCATCAAAACCTGGTTGCAGGTGCGTAACAACACCGTGCGTACCGACAAAGAAACGCCGTATGTACCGGTGCCGGAAGGCGGTGTGAAAACCTCTTCACACCACTAA
- the tsr gene encoding methyl-accepting chemotaxis protein produces the protein MLTRIKLVTSLLLVLALFGLLQLTSGGLFFNALKQDKENFTVLQTIRQQQSTLNGSWVALLQTRNTLNRAGIRYMMDQSNIGSGATVSDLMQIASTSLKQAEANWNAYQALPRDPRQSEEAAAEIKRNYDIYHNALAELIQLLGAGKINDFFDQPTQSYQDGFEKQYVNYLKQNDSLYEQAVRDSESSYGSAVWVIITVLIVVLAVIVCVWVGIKGALIKPLNHLIDNIRHIAGGDLVQRIEVQGSNEMGVLADSLRHMQSELVRTVSDVRNGANAIYSGASEISVGNNDLSSRTEQQAASLEETAASMEELTATVKQNAENARQASHLALSASETAQKGGKVVDNVVQTMRDITASSQKIADIISVIDGIAFQTNILALNAAVEAARAGEQGRGFAVVAGEVRNLAQRSAQAAREIKSLIEDSVGRVEVGSTLVESAGETMDEIVNAVTRVTDIMGEIASASDEQSRGIDQVGLAVAEMDRVTQQNASLVEESAAAAAALEEQASRLTQAVSVFRIMQDQRKNAGATPTSFVKAEPATALPRKAATDAGENWETF, from the coding sequence ATGTTGACTCGTATTAAACTTGTGACCAGTTTGTTGCTGGTATTGGCTTTATTTGGCTTGTTACAACTCACTTCCGGCGGCTTGTTCTTTAACGCGCTGAAACAGGACAAAGAAAACTTCACCGTCTTACAAACCATTCGCCAGCAGCAATCCACACTGAACGGTAGCTGGGTTGCGCTGCTGCAAACCCGTAACACCCTTAACCGCGCGGGTATCCGCTACATGATGGATCAGAGCAATATCGGCAGCGGCGCGACCGTGTCGGATCTGATGCAGATTGCCAGCACCTCGCTGAAACAGGCGGAAGCGAACTGGAATGCTTACCAGGCGCTGCCGCGCGATCCGCGCCAGAGCGAAGAAGCCGCAGCAGAGATCAAACGTAACTACGATATCTACCACAACGCCCTGGCGGAGCTGATCCAGTTGCTGGGTGCCGGTAAGATCAATGACTTCTTTGACCAGCCGACCCAGAGTTATCAGGATGGTTTTGAGAAACAATACGTTAACTACTTGAAGCAGAACGACAGCCTGTATGAACAAGCGGTTCGCGACAGCGAAAGCTCCTACGGTTCTGCGGTGTGGGTGATTATCACCGTATTGATCGTGGTACTGGCGGTGATCGTCTGTGTCTGGGTGGGGATTAAAGGGGCGCTGATTAAGCCGCTCAACCACTTGATCGACAATATCCGCCATATTGCCGGTGGCGATCTGGTGCAGCGCATTGAAGTACAGGGTTCCAATGAAATGGGCGTGCTGGCAGACAGCCTGCGGCATATGCAAAGCGAACTGGTGCGTACCGTTAGCGATGTCCGTAACGGTGCCAACGCCATTTACAGCGGTGCCAGCGAAATTTCCGTAGGTAACAACGACCTTTCGTCCCGTACGGAACAGCAGGCCGCTTCTCTGGAAGAGACTGCAGCCAGCATGGAAGAGCTGACCGCCACGGTGAAACAGAACGCCGAAAACGCCCGTCAGGCAAGCCACCTGGCGCTGAGCGCGTCCGAGACCGCGCAAAAAGGCGGTAAAGTAGTGGATAACGTGGTGCAGACAATGCGCGACATTACCGCCAGTTCGCAGAAAATCGCAGATATTATCAGCGTGATCGACGGCATTGCCTTCCAGACTAACATTCTGGCGCTTAACGCTGCGGTCGAAGCGGCGCGTGCGGGTGAACAGGGTCGCGGCTTTGCGGTAGTTGCGGGTGAAGTACGTAACCTTGCACAGCGCAGCGCCCAGGCAGCCCGCGAAATTAAGAGCCTGATTGAGGACTCTGTGGGCCGCGTTGAAGTGGGGTCCACGCTGGTGGAAAGCGCCGGTGAAACCATGGATGAGATCGTTAACGCCGTTACGCGTGTTACCGACATCATGGGCGAAATTGCCTCTGCCTCCGATGAGCAGAGCCGCGGCATTGACCAGGTTGGTCTGGCCGTTGCTGAAATGGATCGCGTTACCCAGCAGAACGCCTCGCTGGTGGAAGAGTCTGCCGCTGCTGCGGCAGCGCTGGAAGAACAAGCCAGCCGCCTGACGCAGGCCGTTTCTGTGTTCCGCATCATGCAAGACCAGCGTAAAAACGCTGGCGCAACGCCAACCAGTTTTGTGAAAGCGGAACCTGCAACCGCGCTGCCGCGTAAAGCCGCGACCGACGCGGGCGAGAACTGGGAAACCTTCTAA